In bacterium, one genomic interval encodes:
- a CDS encoding MFS transporter: protein MMIGRLMAFFREFDSRLWVLVAGWFVAALGFAASIPFLSIYFHGELGLSASQIGLFFAAQAIVRAVFQAVGGEMSDRLGRRGLLIHSQTVRAASFLFLGMAIAFGWGFWWISLLFTVNSIFGSLFMPAVNALVSDILPPEKRLYGYAIARSASNLGWAVGPAIGGFLAKTSYPSLFYISAVLTLASAMIFRFYLTVPPLTNAPTDKFRMRDLIAIKDDKNLAIHAGLTFILYLVVAQLIAPFSVYAVEMIGLSEAKLGLLFTVNGLLVAILQIPITRMFAHKTFTFQLMLGSLLYFVGYGMMGILIGFEYFMLALFVVTVGEVTMSPPGLTLTSRLAPPGRLGRYLGIRGFMETAGWSLGPLYGGVILDHFGGQPAVAWLLISSLSLVAAAGYWRFGRRLPLHFNIKE from the coding sequence ATGATGATAGGGCGCTTGATGGCTTTCTTCCGTGAGTTTGACTCACGTCTCTGGGTTCTGGTCGCTGGTTGGTTCGTCGCCGCCCTCGGTTTTGCCGCCTCGATTCCTTTTCTCTCGATCTACTTTCATGGCGAACTTGGCCTGTCTGCCTCGCAGATCGGACTGTTTTTCGCCGCCCAGGCGATTGTTCGTGCCGTATTTCAGGCCGTGGGCGGTGAAATGTCTGACCGTCTTGGGCGTCGCGGCCTCCTGATTCATTCACAGACCGTTCGCGCCGCCTCGTTTCTGTTTCTCGGCATGGCAATCGCCTTTGGCTGGGGATTCTGGTGGATATCACTCCTTTTCACCGTTAACTCGATATTCGGTTCCCTCTTCATGCCTGCCGTGAACGCCTTGGTCTCGGACATCCTCCCTCCGGAAAAACGTCTCTATGGCTACGCGATCGCTCGCTCAGCCAGCAATCTGGGATGGGCAGTCGGGCCGGCAATTGGTGGTTTTCTCGCCAAAACCTCGTATCCGTCACTCTTCTACATCTCGGCCGTGCTCACCCTGGCTTCGGCCATGATCTTCCGCTTCTATCTGACCGTTCCTCCGCTCACCAATGCGCCGACCGACAAATTCCGGATGCGGGATCTGATCGCCATCAAAGACGACAAAAATCTCGCCATCCATGCCGGTCTGACATTCATCCTTTATCTGGTGGTCGCACAACTGATAGCCCCGTTCTCCGTCTATGCAGTGGAGATGATCGGTCTTTCCGAGGCCAAGCTCGGATTGCTCTTTACTGTCAACGGTCTTCTGGTCGCCATCCTGCAAATCCCCATCACCCGCATGTTCGCTCATAAGACGTTCACATTTCAGTTGATGCTCGGGTCTTTGCTCTATTTCGTCGGGTACGGCATGATGGGGATATTGATTGGGTTCGAATATTTCATGCTGGCACTGTTCGTCGTCACCGTTGGTGAAGTCACCATGTCGCCGCCCGGGTTGACCCTGACCTCGCGTCTGGCGCCGCCCGGCAGGCTTGGTAGATACCTTGGAATTCGTGGTTTCATGGAGACGGCAGGGTGGTCTCTTGGCCCGTTGTATGGCGGCGTCATCCTCGACCATTTCGGCGGTCAGCCCGCCGTCGCCTGGCTTCTGATCTCGTCATTGTCTTTGGTTGCCGCCGCTGGTTATTGGCGATTTGGACGGCGACTCCCGCTCCATTTCAATATCAAAGAGTAA
- the glgP gene encoding alpha-glucan family phosphorylase, which produces MRVKQVLVLPTVPDKLKPLQEMAHNMWFSWNFEVVRLFIRLDPELWEACYQNPVEMLSRLPQEALAKAAQDEAFLVSLDRVYQKYVDYHNRRKWFHYKYPDMEDQKIAYFSLEFGLDTGLPVYSGGLGVLAGDTLKSASDLGLPLVGVGLLYRYGYFRQILSPDGWQQERYEENDWYHMPVQLVKNGHDEPLRVTVDLDGMPVQCQIWKVTVGHIPLYLLDTNIPENSTKAREITSVLYGGDKDMRIRQEIVLGIGGVRALKALGVIPGVYHMNEGHSWFLALERLRSLMADDGLTFNEASQYVWATSVFTTHTPVPAGNERFDPVLVHRYLGDFIKQLGISWKDFVSIGRVNPMDENETFCMTVAALKYSAHNNGVSQLHKLVSREMWHNIWPGLPKDEIPITGITNGVHLSSWISHEMNELYESYLGPHFTERPGSPEIWDKVTKVPDIELWRIHSKRRERLIFFARKRLAQQLSKRQSTQFEIQRVEHILDTQVLTIGFARRFSTYKRGYLIFSDPDRLDRIVNNPKAPVQIILAGKAHPLDNPGKEVIKKLIGFVNQDRFRNRVIFLEDYDINVARYLVQGSDIWLNNPRRPEEASGTSGMKAAINGALNFSVLDGWWDEGYSEATGFKIGNGEEHDNSEIGDRLEAESLYNTLEREIIPLFYERETRDYPDKWVSKMKGSISMAGRVFSAARMTMEYTDNFYIPTMRKKEELSADHYAEARKLTSWLERVQGSWDKIQIRDIDMPELGQSVNIGQRIPVKLHVYLDGIKPQDVRVEVVAGRLTSQEQLVTFSPVEARLNGQASNPPSDNVFEYHGEVVCKESGRLGITARVVPRNEYLTDSPKPKMISWW; this is translated from the coding sequence ATGCGCGTTAAACAGGTACTCGTACTCCCCACTGTCCCCGATAAACTGAAGCCTTTGCAGGAGATGGCCCACAATATGTGGTTCTCCTGGAATTTTGAGGTGGTCAGGCTATTCATTCGACTCGATCCCGAACTATGGGAGGCCTGCTACCAGAATCCGGTTGAGATGCTGTCACGCCTGCCCCAGGAAGCGCTGGCCAAAGCGGCCCAGGATGAAGCATTCCTGGTCTCTCTTGACCGAGTTTATCAGAAATATGTCGACTATCACAATCGCCGGAAGTGGTTCCACTACAAATATCCGGATATGGAAGATCAGAAGATCGCCTACTTCTCTCTGGAGTTCGGTCTGGACACCGGACTTCCAGTCTACTCGGGCGGCTTGGGTGTGCTGGCTGGCGATACGCTCAAATCCGCATCGGATCTTGGGTTGCCGCTGGTTGGTGTAGGACTGCTTTATCGATATGGGTATTTCCGGCAGATCCTCTCCCCCGATGGTTGGCAGCAGGAGCGCTACGAAGAAAACGACTGGTATCATATGCCGGTTCAGTTGGTCAAGAACGGGCATGATGAACCGCTACGAGTGACCGTTGATCTTGACGGCATGCCGGTGCAGTGTCAGATCTGGAAAGTAACAGTCGGTCATATCCCCCTCTATCTGCTGGATACGAATATTCCTGAGAACTCTACTAAAGCGCGCGAGATTACCTCGGTGCTGTACGGTGGCGACAAAGATATGCGGATCCGTCAGGAGATCGTCCTGGGGATCGGCGGCGTGCGTGCCCTGAAAGCGCTGGGAGTGATTCCCGGTGTTTATCATATGAATGAGGGGCATAGCTGGTTTCTGGCGCTGGAGCGGTTGCGGAGCCTGATGGCGGATGACGGCCTCACGTTTAACGAAGCTTCGCAGTATGTCTGGGCGACATCTGTCTTTACGACTCATACGCCGGTGCCGGCCGGAAATGAACGGTTTGATCCGGTGCTGGTGCATCGGTACCTCGGCGATTTCATTAAGCAGTTAGGGATCAGTTGGAAAGATTTTGTCTCGATCGGTCGGGTCAACCCGATGGATGAAAACGAGACATTCTGTATGACGGTGGCGGCGCTGAAATATTCGGCCCACAACAATGGCGTGTCACAGTTACACAAACTCGTATCGCGCGAGATGTGGCACAATATCTGGCCGGGTCTGCCTAAGGATGAGATACCTATTACCGGTATCACGAACGGCGTGCATTTGTCTTCCTGGATCTCGCACGAGATGAACGAGCTATACGAATCATATCTTGGCCCCCATTTTACCGAGCGACCCGGCTCGCCCGAGATCTGGGACAAAGTGACCAAGGTGCCGGATATCGAACTCTGGCGCATCCACAGTAAACGTCGCGAGCGGTTGATCTTCTTTGCGCGAAAGCGACTGGCCCAGCAACTCAGTAAACGTCAGTCAACCCAGTTTGAGATTCAACGAGTAGAACATATCCTGGATACACAGGTTCTGACGATCGGGTTCGCTCGACGGTTCTCGACATACAAGCGTGGCTATCTGATCTTTAGCGATCCGGACCGTCTGGATAGGATCGTCAACAATCCCAAGGCGCCAGTGCAGATTATCCTGGCGGGGAAAGCCCATCCACTGGATAACCCGGGCAAAGAAGTGATCAAGAAGCTGATAGGGTTTGTCAATCAGGATCGATTCCGGAACCGAGTGATCTTCCTGGAGGATTACGACATTAATGTTGCACGCTATTTGGTGCAGGGATCGGATATCTGGCTGAATAATCCGCGTCGGCCGGAAGAGGCCTCGGGGACATCGGGAATGAAAGCGGCCATCAACGGTGCCTTGAACTTCTCGGTATTGGATGGCTGGTGGGATGAAGGATATTCCGAAGCTACCGGGTTCAAGATCGGCAATGGTGAAGAGCACGACAATTCAGAGATCGGCGACCGGCTCGAAGCAGAATCGCTCTATAATACGCTGGAACGAGAGATCATTCCGCTCTTTTATGAGCGCGAGACCAGAGATTATCCCGACAAATGGGTCTCCAAGATGAAGGGATCGATCTCGATGGCGGGCCGGGTATTCTCGGCGGCGCGGATGACCATGGAGTACACGGACAATTTCTATATTCCGACGATGCGCAAGAAAGAAGAACTCTCGGCTGATCATTATGCCGAAGCGCGCAAGTTGACTTCCTGGTTAGAACGAGTTCAGGGGAGTTGGGATAAGATCCAGATCCGCGATATCGACATGCCGGAACTTGGGCAATCGGTCAATATCGGTCAGCGTATCCCGGTCAAACTGCACGTGTATCTCGATGGGATCAAGCCGCAGGATGTGCGGGTCGAGGTTGTCGCCGGGCGGTTGACCTCACAAGAGCAACTGGTGACGTTTTCGCCGGTTGAGGCACGACTGAACGGACAGGCATCCAATCCTCCATCGGATAACGTTTTCGAGTATCACGGCGAGGTGGTTTGTAAGGAATCCGGACGACTGGGAATCACTGCGCGAGTAGTGCCCCGGAATGAGTATCTGACTGATTCTCCGAAGCCGAAGATGATCAGTTGGTGGTGA
- a CDS encoding DUF3520 domain-containing protein — translation MNYGNRIELLKQSLRMLIEQLDHNDRVGIVAYGAKAFIVLDPTNGDNKRQILRSLDRLQPSGSTYAEAGIRLGYEMANRQYVNGHNNLVVLCSDGVANVGKTDPDDIMRDIKQFVRRGITMSTFGFGMGNYNDVLLERLAINGNGKYAYIDTEDQARKLFVDGLVGTLQVLARDVKVQVDFNPNVVSQYRLIGYENRAIADNKFRDNRQDGGEVGAGHEVTALYEVILKQAKPAAKLATIFVRWKDADQSEVVELTKNVQAGKGIPRFESARAEFRLAVIASRFGEMLKETRYGSNTSFEDLSRMAQSVRRQLPSEQTNELVDLIDRAASLAGYFSDDDSRDDHRDYRGDANYKR, via the coding sequence ATGAACTACGGCAACCGTATCGAACTGCTCAAGCAGTCGCTCCGGATGTTGATCGAGCAGTTGGATCACAATGACCGGGTCGGCATTGTGGCCTACGGCGCCAAAGCATTCATCGTCCTTGACCCGACCAACGGCGACAACAAGCGCCAGATACTTCGTTCGCTTGACCGCCTCCAGCCGAGTGGCTCAACTTATGCCGAGGCCGGCATTCGCCTTGGCTACGAGATGGCTAATCGCCAGTATGTGAACGGCCACAACAATCTGGTCGTTCTCTGTTCCGATGGTGTCGCTAATGTCGGCAAGACCGACCCGGATGACATCATGCGCGACATCAAGCAGTTTGTTCGCAGGGGAATCACCATGTCGACTTTCGGGTTTGGCATGGGGAACTACAACGACGTATTGCTTGAACGCCTGGCCATCAATGGCAACGGTAAGTATGCCTATATCGATACCGAGGATCAGGCGCGCAAACTGTTCGTCGATGGTCTGGTCGGCACGCTGCAGGTGCTGGCCCGCGACGTGAAAGTCCAGGTTGATTTCAATCCGAACGTGGTTTCACAGTACCGCTTAATCGGTTACGAGAATCGCGCCATTGCCGACAACAAGTTCCGCGACAACCGCCAGGATGGCGGCGAGGTCGGCGCCGGGCACGAAGTCACCGCATTGTATGAAGTGATTCTAAAGCAGGCCAAGCCGGCGGCCAAACTGGCTACCATCTTTGTCCGATGGAAAGATGCCGATCAGTCTGAGGTCGTTGAACTGACGAAGAATGTGCAGGCAGGGAAGGGGATCCCGCGATTTGAGTCGGCTCGCGCCGAATTCCGTCTCGCCGTGATCGCTTCACGTTTCGGCGAAATGCTGAAAGAGACCAGATACGGAAGCAACACCAGTTTTGAAGACCTGAGCCGCATGGCCCAGTCGGTCCGCCGTCAACTGCCGAGCGAGCAAACCAACGAGCTGGTTGACCTGATCGATCGCGCCGCGTCACTCGCCGGTTATTTCTCCGACGATGATTCGCGCGATGATCACCGCGACTATCGCGGCGATGCCAACTACAAACGATAA
- a CDS encoding von Willebrand factor type A domain-containing protein has protein sequence MKQTCIIWIMLAAGLLVGVTAELVFGAPADANLSGRVIESGSGASVPGALVTLMGEGRQAVSDKDGRFLITQLSPDSYSISITANGYETAERHDIEILSGKTTSLVIELIPLRGKAKKQEPSATGKDDYKSSTGNVDISEDEHSATQKQSTSPERSVIQKLLTPFYGPTQALNDKEGRTEDYLSSRPAERPRNEEYDSYHRPYPEDMFFHDYGTNRFVDTRKDHLSTFGLDVDDASFTLARTFLYDGQLPPADAIRVEEFVNHFDYGYNTPDQSKFRIFTEMSGSPFDRRSTLLKIGIKGARDLRVGAQTAQLDLGHRCLRFDELRQPYRTAQAVAPDVDRAVGSQ, from the coding sequence ATGAAACAAACCTGCATCATCTGGATCATGCTGGCAGCCGGCCTGCTGGTCGGTGTCACCGCCGAACTCGTTTTCGGCGCGCCTGCCGATGCCAATCTCTCCGGACGCGTTATTGAAAGTGGCAGTGGCGCCTCTGTTCCCGGCGCCCTGGTTACCCTGATGGGGGAGGGGCGGCAGGCAGTATCGGACAAAGATGGCCGCTTCCTCATTACCCAACTTTCTCCGGACAGTTACAGCATTTCCATCACCGCCAATGGCTATGAAACCGCCGAACGGCATGACATTGAAATTCTCTCCGGCAAGACGACCTCGCTGGTGATCGAATTGATCCCGTTGCGAGGCAAGGCAAAAAAACAGGAGCCTTCGGCCACCGGAAAGGATGACTACAAATCTTCGACTGGCAATGTTGACATTAGTGAAGATGAACACTCAGCGACGCAGAAGCAAAGCACATCTCCCGAGCGGTCAGTTATCCAAAAACTCTTAACCCCGTTCTACGGTCCGACTCAAGCCTTGAATGACAAAGAAGGCCGCACTGAAGATTATCTGAGTTCAAGACCGGCCGAGCGGCCCCGGAATGAAGAGTATGACTCCTATCACCGCCCGTATCCCGAAGACATGTTTTTCCACGATTACGGCACGAATCGGTTCGTGGATACCCGAAAGGACCACCTGTCGACCTTTGGTCTCGATGTTGACGATGCTTCCTTTACTCTGGCTCGCACCTTTCTGTACGATGGCCAGCTTCCGCCGGCCGATGCTATCCGTGTCGAAGAATTCGTCAACCATTTCGATTACGGCTATAACACTCCGGACCAGTCGAAATTCCGCATCTTTACGGAGATGTCCGGTTCGCCGTTCGACCGTCGCTCGACGCTTCTCAAGATCGGCATCAAAGGGGCGCGAGATCTCAGAGTGGGAGCGCAAACCGCTCAACTTGACCTTGGTCATCGATGTCTCCGGTTCGATGAACTACGGCAACCGTATCGAACTGCTCAAGCAGTCGCTCCGGATGTTGATCGAGCAGTTGGATCACAATGA
- a CDS encoding insulinase family protein produces the protein MKRINIIILALAAIMLCALTASAQDVTKLKFPALNPITIPKVEKVTLDNGLRLYILEDNSLPIVQASVRINCGGYLEPADKLGLASICGQVLRTGGTAKWTGDQIDLALESVGASVETNIGNLNGSASMYTLTENLDLGLEVLAEVLRRPAFSQDKIDLAKVGMRSMISRRNDDPFSIGIREFLKAVYGAESPYARHTEYATIDAITRADLVGFHQACFNPENFQIAIWGDIKKDEIIAKVNQYFGDWAKGSMPIPPPPAVDYKYEPGLAYVAKEDVNQSNIFLGHIGGLVTDPDYPALIVMNNILGGSFASRLFNNVRSKEGLAYSVGGAYTANVSYPGTFYSFASTKSETTAKAIKEIITQIKSMQTIPPTPAEMSIGKDGYLNSFVFNFDSRSEVISRLMYYDFFGLPEDFLAKEKESVEKVTPADVMAAAKRAIHSDALKIVVVGKSEDFDTPLDQLGLGPVTALDITIPANVPKKELVVNDETLAKGKSLLAKAATAHGGLKAIKAVKSVAMKGVTTITTPGGEIPIGVEMVYQFPDKVRSQADVMGQKMIEVRNGDAGWKMDRTGAYVPKTADDIKDDTKETARNTLVLLGGSDSPTLKAVYAGDGDAGGAKVSLVAILGEDGAPTVTLGIDPVSGNLLSKEYWGQGMMGEGNMQEIYGDFSKSGNVLLPMSTTHNMNGQKFMAVKLTEVTINGAIPPGSFDKP, from the coding sequence ATGAAACGAATCAATATAATCATACTGGCGCTGGCGGCGATCATGCTGTGCGCGCTGACGGCTTCGGCCCAGGATGTGACCAAACTGAAATTTCCTGCGCTGAACCCAATTACGATCCCCAAAGTCGAGAAGGTGACCCTGGATAACGGGCTTCGGCTTTATATCCTTGAGGACAACAGCCTGCCTATCGTGCAGGCCTCGGTCAGAATCAATTGCGGCGGCTATCTCGAACCGGCCGACAAGCTCGGGCTGGCCTCGATCTGCGGGCAGGTCCTGCGTACGGGCGGAACCGCGAAATGGACCGGCGACCAGATCGACCTCGCGTTGGAATCGGTCGGTGCATCTGTTGAGACCAATATCGGCAATCTGAACGGTTCGGCCTCGATGTATACTCTAACCGAGAATCTGGACCTTGGTCTGGAGGTATTGGCGGAAGTGCTCCGCCGTCCGGCATTTTCTCAGGATAAGATCGACCTGGCGAAAGTCGGAATGCGGTCGATGATCTCGCGACGGAACGATGATCCGTTTTCAATCGGTATTCGAGAGTTCCTGAAAGCGGTTTATGGTGCCGAGTCGCCGTATGCCCGACATACCGAATATGCAACGATCGATGCGATCACGCGGGCCGATCTGGTAGGATTCCACCAAGCGTGCTTTAATCCGGAGAATTTCCAGATCGCGATCTGGGGAGATATCAAGAAGGATGAGATCATCGCCAAAGTGAATCAGTATTTTGGTGACTGGGCCAAAGGCTCAATGCCGATCCCTCCCCCGCCGGCGGTGGACTACAAGTACGAACCGGGTCTGGCGTATGTGGCCAAAGAAGATGTCAATCAGAGCAATATCTTCCTCGGACATATCGGCGGATTGGTGACCGATCCGGATTATCCGGCCCTGATCGTTATGAACAATATCCTGGGTGGATCGTTTGCCAGCCGGTTGTTCAACAACGTGCGTTCGAAGGAAGGTTTGGCTTACTCGGTGGGTGGCGCATATACAGCTAATGTGAGCTACCCGGGAACGTTCTACTCGTTTGCATCGACCAAGTCAGAAACGACAGCCAAGGCTATCAAAGAGATCATCACTCAGATCAAGTCAATGCAGACCATTCCTCCGACGCCGGCGGAAATGAGTATCGGCAAGGATGGATATCTGAACTCGTTTGTATTCAATTTCGACAGCCGTTCTGAAGTGATCTCGCGACTGATGTACTATGATTTCTTCGGACTTCCTGAGGATTTCCTCGCAAAGGAAAAAGAGTCTGTCGAAAAAGTGACCCCTGCCGATGTAATGGCGGCGGCCAAGCGGGCGATTCACTCGGATGCGCTCAAGATCGTAGTGGTGGGCAAAAGCGAAGATTTCGACACTCCGCTCGACCAGCTCGGCTTGGGACCAGTGACTGCGCTGGATATCACCATTCCAGCCAATGTCCCCAAGAAGGAATTGGTGGTTAATGACGAAACGTTGGCCAAAGGTAAGAGCCTTCTTGCCAAAGCGGCTACGGCGCATGGTGGCCTGAAAGCCATCAAGGCGGTGAAGTCGGTTGCAATGAAGGGAGTAACCACGATCACGACTCCGGGTGGAGAGATACCTATCGGAGTGGAGATGGTCTACCAGTTCCCCGACAAAGTGCGCTCGCAGGCCGATGTCATGGGACAGAAGATGATCGAAGTGCGCAACGGCGATGCCGGCTGGAAGATGGACCGGACCGGAGCGTACGTACCAAAGACTGCTGACGACATCAAAGACGACACCAAGGAGACCGCCCGTAATACGCTGGTACTTCTGGGCGGGTCCGACAGTCCTACATTGAAGGCAGTTTATGCCGGTGACGGTGATGCCGGCGGTGCCAAGGTCAGCCTCGTCGCTATCCTGGGCGAAGATGGAGCACCGACGGTTACGCTGGGGATCGATCCTGTCTCAGGCAATCTTCTCTCCAAAGAATACTGGGGTCAGGGAATGATGGGTGAAGGGAATATGCAGGAGATCTACGGCGATTTCAGCAAGTCAGGGAATGTGCTGTTGCCTATGAGCACAACCCACAATATGAACGGACAGAAGTTTATGGCGGTGAAGTTGACCGAAGTGACGATCAATGGCGCGATTCCGCCCGGCAGTTTCGACAAACCGTAA
- a CDS encoding insulinase family protein, whose protein sequence is MMKRTFWPSMVCLAMVVALGGMVFSFDFSTVEKTVTEHTLKNGLKILVMERHDAPVVSFATWVNAGSADDPKGYTGLAHMFEHMAFKGTTTLGTKDYKAEAKAIALEDSLFMLLRAERNKGRLTDTVLVAKLQKDYEAAREASYAYVNSNEFGNIVEREGGVGMNAGTAYDWTMYTYSLPSNKLEMWMMLESERFLNPVFREMYKERDVVAEERRMRIESNPIGRLLEEYGSLAFKAHPYGVSGVGHMSDIQYYSREEAKAFFSKYYVPSNMTVVIVGDVDPKNAIALAEKYWNRIPYKPKPQLIATIEPPQIGEKRVVLEDPSQPIFIAGWKIPERTHPDRPAIEAFLEYLTSGRTSVMYEAMVKESKIAVQVQAFPGYPGDKYPTMGSVLAVPSAGHTAAECEAAVFGIIDSVKALKISAEELDKIKVRNKASFVGQLEDNDGMAFQLGAYQLYWGDWREMFRELDRINAVTPEDVQRVAQQYFIKSNRTVAIMNTVES, encoded by the coding sequence ATGATGAAGCGTACATTCTGGCCGTCGATGGTCTGCCTGGCAATGGTAGTCGCATTGGGCGGTATGGTCTTCTCTTTTGACTTTAGTACGGTCGAGAAGACAGTGACAGAGCATACCCTGAAAAATGGTCTCAAGATACTGGTAATGGAGCGTCACGACGCCCCGGTGGTGTCGTTTGCCACATGGGTCAATGCCGGTTCGGCGGATGACCCGAAAGGGTACACCGGCCTGGCACATATGTTCGAACATATGGCATTCAAGGGGACGACTACCCTGGGGACCAAGGATTACAAGGCCGAGGCAAAGGCAATCGCACTTGAAGACTCCCTGTTCATGTTACTTCGAGCGGAGAGAAACAAAGGGCGGTTGACGGACACTGTCCTGGTCGCCAAGCTTCAGAAGGACTACGAGGCGGCGCGCGAAGCATCGTACGCCTATGTCAATTCGAACGAATTTGGCAACATAGTCGAGCGCGAAGGGGGCGTAGGAATGAACGCCGGGACCGCGTACGACTGGACGATGTATACTTATTCGCTCCCGTCGAACAAGCTGGAGATGTGGATGATGCTGGAATCAGAGCGGTTCCTCAATCCGGTTTTCCGCGAAATGTACAAAGAGCGGGATGTGGTGGCGGAAGAGCGCCGGATGCGGATCGAATCCAATCCGATCGGGCGACTACTTGAGGAGTATGGATCGCTGGCATTCAAGGCGCACCCGTACGGCGTTTCAGGTGTAGGACATATGTCGGATATCCAGTATTACTCTCGTGAAGAAGCAAAAGCATTCTTCAGCAAATACTATGTACCGTCCAATATGACAGTCGTCATCGTTGGTGATGTCGACCCGAAAAACGCGATCGCGCTGGCAGAGAAATATTGGAACCGTATCCCGTACAAGCCGAAACCGCAGCTGATAGCGACAATCGAGCCGCCGCAGATCGGTGAGAAGCGGGTCGTGTTAGAGGATCCTTCACAGCCGATCTTTATTGCGGGCTGGAAGATCCCGGAACGGACTCATCCCGATCGCCCGGCGATCGAAGCGTTCTTGGAGTACTTGACTTCCGGACGGACCTCGGTGATGTACGAGGCGATGGTGAAGGAATCTAAGATCGCGGTACAGGTGCAGGCATTCCCTGGCTATCCGGGTGACAAGTATCCGACCATGGGATCGGTCCTGGCGGTTCCTTCGGCTGGGCACACTGCCGCGGAGTGTGAGGCGGCTGTCTTTGGGATCATTGACTCGGTCAAGGCCCTCAAAATCTCCGCAGAAGAATTGGATAAGATAAAAGTACGCAACAAAGCCTCGTTCGTCGGTCAGTTGGAGGACAACGATGGCATGGCGTTCCAGCTCGGCGCATACCAATTGTATTGGGGGGATTGGCGTGAGATGTTCCGGGAGCTTGACCGGATCAATGCGGTCACCCCGGAGGATGTCCAGCGAGTCGCGCAGCAGTATTTCATCAAGTCGAATCGAACTGTTGCGATCATGAACACGGTGGAAAGCTGA